A portion of the Novosphingobium sp. KA1 genome contains these proteins:
- the dxs gene encoding 1-deoxy-D-xylulose-5-phosphate synthase gives MTANPATPLLDTVDTPDDLRKLKPAQLRQLADELRTEMISAVGQTGGHLGSGLGVVELTVAIHYVFDTPVDRLIWDVGHQAYPHKILTGRRDRIRTLRQGGGLSGFTKRSESEYDPFGTAHSSTSISAALGFAVANKIKGAPGRGIAVIGDGAMSAGMAYEAMNNAEQAGNRLIVVLNDNDMSIAPPVGGLSAYLARLVSSGRFLGLRELARKFARRLPRPLHMAAKKTDEFARGMAMGGTLFEELGFYYVGPIDGHDLDALIPVLENVRDAGEGPILVHVVTQKGKGYAPAEEAADKYHGVQKFNVVTGEQAKAPAGPPSYTGVFAKALVAEAERDPTICAITAAMPSGTGLDTFARQFPDRIFDVGIAEQHAVTFAAGLAAEGMRPFCAIYSTFLQRAFDQVVHDVAIQNLPVRFAIDRAGLVGADGATHAGSFDITYLATLPNMVVMAAADEAELVHMTHTAALYDAGPIAFRYPRGNGEGVALPETAQQLEIGKGRIVREGSKVALLSLGTRLGEALKAADTLEAKGLSTTVADLRFAKPLDTDLIRKLMLSHEVVVTVEEGAIGGLGAHVLTMASDEGLTDAGLKIRTMRLPDVFQDHDKPEAQYDEAGLNAPQIVDTVLTALRHNSAGVNEARA, from the coding sequence ATGACAGCCAACCCGGCAACACCGCTTCTCGATACCGTCGATACGCCTGACGACCTGCGCAAGCTGAAGCCCGCGCAACTTCGCCAGTTGGCCGACGAACTGCGCACCGAAATGATCTCCGCCGTCGGCCAGACGGGCGGGCACCTTGGCTCGGGCCTTGGCGTGGTCGAACTGACCGTCGCCATCCACTACGTGTTCGACACGCCGGTGGACCGCCTGATCTGGGACGTCGGCCACCAGGCCTATCCGCACAAGATCCTCACCGGACGGCGCGACCGCATCCGCACGCTGCGCCAGGGCGGCGGGCTTTCGGGCTTCACCAAGCGCTCCGAAAGCGAGTACGACCCCTTCGGCACCGCGCATAGCTCCACCTCGATCTCGGCCGCGCTCGGTTTTGCCGTCGCCAACAAGATCAAGGGTGCACCCGGTCGCGGCATCGCCGTGATCGGTGACGGCGCGATGAGCGCGGGCATGGCCTATGAGGCGATGAACAACGCCGAGCAGGCGGGCAACCGCCTGATCGTGGTGCTGAACGACAACGACATGTCGATCGCGCCGCCGGTCGGCGGGCTGTCGGCCTATCTGGCGCGTCTCGTCTCTTCGGGCCGGTTCCTCGGCCTCAGGGAACTTGCCCGCAAGTTCGCCCGCCGCCTGCCGCGCCCGCTGCACATGGCCGCGAAGAAGACCGACGAATTTGCCCGCGGCATGGCCATGGGCGGCACCCTGTTCGAGGAACTGGGCTTCTACTACGTCGGCCCGATCGACGGGCATGACCTCGACGCGCTGATTCCGGTTCTGGAAAACGTGCGTGACGCAGGCGAGGGCCCGATCCTGGTCCATGTCGTGACGCAGAAAGGCAAGGGCTATGCCCCGGCCGAGGAAGCGGCCGACAAGTATCACGGCGTACAGAAATTCAACGTCGTCACCGGCGAGCAGGCCAAGGCGCCCGCCGGTCCGCCCAGCTATACCGGCGTCTTCGCCAAGGCGCTGGTGGCCGAGGCGGAGCGCGATCCCACGATCTGCGCGATCACCGCGGCCATGCCCTCGGGCACCGGACTCGACACGTTCGCCCGGCAGTTCCCGGACCGCATCTTCGATGTCGGCATTGCCGAACAGCACGCGGTTACTTTCGCCGCCGGGCTGGCCGCCGAAGGCATGCGCCCGTTCTGCGCCATCTATTCCACCTTCCTGCAGCGCGCCTTCGACCAGGTGGTGCATGACGTCGCCATCCAGAACCTGCCGGTGCGCTTCGCGATCGACCGCGCCGGTCTGGTCGGCGCCGACGGTGCCACCCACGCGGGCTCGTTCGACATCACCTATCTGGCAACGCTGCCCAACATGGTGGTGATGGCCGCTGCCGACGAGGCGGAACTGGTCCACATGACGCACACCGCCGCGCTCTACGATGCCGGCCCGATCGCTTTCCGCTATCCGCGCGGCAATGGCGAAGGCGTGGCCTTGCCCGAAACTGCCCAGCAGCTGGAAATCGGCAAGGGCCGGATCGTCCGCGAAGGCTCGAAGGTGGCGCTTCTCTCGCTGGGCACCCGCCTCGGCGAAGCGCTGAAGGCGGCCGACACGCTGGAGGCCAAGGGTCTTTCCACGACCGTCGCCGACCTGCGGTTTGCCAAGCCGCTCGACACCGACCTGATCCGCAAGCTGATGCTCAGCCACGAAGTGGTCGTCACGGTGGAAGAAGGCGCCATCGGCGGTCTCGGCGCGCATGTGCTGACCATGGCGAGCGACGAAGGGCTGACCGATGCGGGCCTCAAGATCCGCACCATGCGCCTGCCCGACGTGTTCCAGGACCACGACAAGCCCGAGGCGCAGTACGACGAGGCGGGCCTCAACGCCCCGCAGATCGTCGATACCGTGCTCACGGCGCTGCGGCACAACAGTGCCGGCGTGAACGAAGCACGCGCCTGA